The following proteins come from a genomic window of Bactrocera tryoni isolate S06 chromosome 1, CSIRO_BtryS06_freeze2, whole genome shotgun sequence:
- the LOC120766339 gene encoding putative uncharacterized protein DDB_G0290521 encodes MRLATFSSIFSLLCFWVNGSAGQLIFETPKHLTHLQPPQYAPQYATHQQQLQNHIPPRSPYGLPTSHMMRSQRSLYGGWGPVSVGPVGYGSVGPVSSLGTIGITKEELLALLEAWKEVEKPAPEPAPEPEPEPEPEPEPEPEPEPEPEPEPEPEPEPEPAPEPEEPAPAPPAGAKPPPPGVPLTVSLPAFVPIQLSAMYTAPAPPAPPAEGGGEAEAEPEPEPEPEPEPEPEPEPEPEPEPEPEPEPEPEEEPEPEPVPAPVYGGYGHGHHRFVYLSRTPFRRAKPFARNPFLRTNKGIKSRTSTKSGARKSKSSAKKNSKAKSKALAKPRNTKFPAIRFPVSNAKQFASNNFIANKPRNLRLPHRVRPRSFTALPPPPFLANPPAPLKLVPSSELLSNWA; translated from the exons atgcGGTTAGCAACATTTTCA AGCATCTTCTCGCTGCTCTGTTTCTGGGTCAATGGCTCGGCTGGGCAGTTAATCTTCGAGACGCCAAAGCACTTAACGCATTTGCAGCCTCCGCAGTATGCACCGCAATACGCAACGCACCAGCAGCAATTGCAAAATCATATACCACCGCGTTCACCTTATGGCTTACCAACATCGCATATGATGCGCTCCCAACGTTCTCTGTACGGTGGCTGGGGACCTGTAAGTGTTGGTCCTGTCGGTTATGGCAGCGTCGGTCCAGTTAGCTCTCTTGGCACTATTGGCATAACGAAAGAAGAGTTGCTGGCGCTGCTCGAAGCGTGGAAGGAGGTTGAAAAGCCAGCACCAGAGCCTGCACCCGAGCCAGAGCCTGAGCCGGAACCCGAACCTGAACCAGAGCCCGAACCAGAACCAGAACCAGAGCCGGAACCTGAACCAGAGCCCGAGCCCGAGCCTGCACCAGAACCGGAAGAGCCAGCACCTGCACCACCAGCTGGTGCTAAACCGCCACCACCCGGTGTGCCGCTAACTGTTTCTCTGCCAGCCTTTGTACCCATACAATTGTCTGCAATGTATACAGCTCCAGCACCGCCGGCGCCACCAGCTGAAGGCGGTGGTGAGGCTGAAGCAGAACCAGAACCGGAACCGGAGCCAGAGCCAGAGCCAGAACCAGAGCCAGAGCCAGAACCTGAGCCAGAACCAGAGCCGGAACCGGAACCTGAACCTGAAGAGGAACCCGAACCAGAACCTGTACCCGCACCGGTTTACGGCGGCTATGGACATGGTCATCATCGCTTTGTTTATCTTTCGCGTACACCGTTCAGGCGTGCAAAGCCGTTTGCAAGAAATCCATTTCTTCG TACGAATAAAGGTATTAAGTCCAG AACCTCAACAAAGTCAGGGGCACGAAAGTCTAAGAGCAGCGCTAAAAAGAATTCTAAAGCAAAATCCAAAGCTTTGGCAAAGCCAAGAAACACTAAATTCCCAGCTATTCGCTTCCCTGTTTCAAATGCCAA ACAATTCGCATCCAACAATTTCATAGCGAACAAGCCaag AAACTTGCGACTACCACATCGCGTGCGACCAAG AAGCTTCACGGCCTTGCCTCCACCACCATTCCTCGCCAACCCACCAGCTCCTTTGAAGTTAGTGCCATCCTCTGAATTGTTAAGTAATTGGGCCTAG